Proteins from a genomic interval of Nautilia sp. PV-1:
- the mltG gene encoding endolytic transglycosylase MltG, translating into MNKNNIIVKIIAFIEVLLVFTVFILFYLTRTVKTDRVLHIPSGSVNYTIKSLEKRGYNVGFIDKIVLYLLGSPQAGWIDLKSENLTKLDFLYRLTTSKAALVKVTIIPGETTYYIYKLLEKKLKLKNIDCGFDEGFLKPDTYFLPIGMKKRRVCEYLKRKSLNYHKEISKKIFGKFEYDKYKKYLIIASIIQKEAANTDEMKKVSSVIYNRLKKHMKLQMDGSLNYGEYSHQPITPQRIKNDNTRYNTYKFYGLPPDPVCIPSPEAIIAAIFPDKTKYLYFYKCGKRHLFATTYKQHLRNIRRCKK; encoded by the coding sequence ATGAATAAAAATAACATTATTGTAAAAATTATAGCTTTTATTGAAGTGCTGCTTGTTTTCACTGTTTTTATCCTTTTTTACTTAACACGGACGGTTAAAACCGACAGGGTCTTGCATATACCGAGCGGCAGTGTGAATTATACAATAAAATCATTAGAAAAAAGAGGATACAATGTAGGGTTTATTGACAAAATCGTTTTATATTTATTAGGTTCGCCTCAGGCCGGATGGATAGATTTAAAAAGCGAAAATCTTACGAAATTGGATTTTTTATACAGGCTTACGACTTCTAAGGCGGCTTTGGTTAAAGTGACGATAATTCCCGGAGAAACAACCTATTATATTTATAAACTTTTAGAAAAAAAACTAAAACTGAAAAACATAGACTGCGGTTTTGACGAAGGCTTTTTAAAACCTGACACTTATTTTCTTCCTATAGGTATGAAAAAAAGAAGGGTTTGTGAATATTTAAAAAGGAAATCGCTGAATTATCACAAAGAAATAAGTAAAAAAATTTTTGGAAAATTTGAATACGATAAATATAAAAAATATCTAATTATTGCCAGCATTATTCAAAAAGAAGCTGCAAATACGGATGAAATGAAAAAAGTAAGTTCCGTTATTTACAACAGACTGAAAAAACATATGAAATTGCAAATGGATGGAAGTTTAAATTACGGAGAATATTCCCATCAGCCTATTACGCCTCAAAGAATAAAAAACGACAATACAAGATACAATACGTATAAATTCTACGGTCTGCCTCCCGATCCTGTATGTATTCCGAGTCCCGAAGCAATAATAGCCGCTATTTTTCCGGACAAAACTAAATATCTTTATTTTTACAAGTGCGGGAAAAGACATCTTTTTGCCACTACTTACAAGCAGCATCTGAGAAATATTAGAAGATGTAAAAAATAG
- a CDS encoding AsmA-like C-terminal domain-containing protein: protein MLFLFIIFISLFKGIYLYNINIKNIHIKSAFFKIDNKIVLKINDIKIKNSKNYTKQVINIHKTAFTIIKFLNIFQTITINYLEYGKTHINKINLIKNNILFDSPFLYFKAVISPNIKNSYVNFSYLKIPQYDLAFKNTVINIFFHKNSINFKGEGKCNNNKFKLNALLTQNNILNMDFSSPNITYENILFNTDISDLYLKIYADLNNYLFNIKGNLKKAKINFKNIALNAKNSEFTINIKTVKLHTKELIIPKLYGLDNVRLENSVLFYNIHSGFLIADAPALNAKYKNYKFKLLNSELIFKNPKNLNLQTKTVIAEYDKNRLILTNNLLNIFDKYTYYSIDNGRFENRYVYLKSSKIFGNLMNVFTNEIKGKVFSYKTDLHNIKADIKHKSLHIKNAEINNVKINKISFVNKKLSFHSKALFNKNIKEILHRFLKITIPVTQIAGENNITSTIDFSKEISSFTHVKTKLSLLKLFDFDLFVPMGDINITNTRLNFYTQNAQLFLQKDMPLKFTGSGLIDFLKEKLLINGKVDFEINKIIKLKDYNETAIIDFNTNTLRAKNSSVYIDFDKKMLIINQLNKVLKYTPFEQFVKNGLLLMTFSDTTDITTYLLLKLPILYKHTNKPITDLSKNIVNKIFLNISISKKQIDIFNNNIDINVKNNNINVKLINLDINLYPLETLLLDSNDSNEYNYTIKLYANNANLMYKQHKFLSQTATVMYKHGNINFHSIYKHSSVKGYTKQGYLLLEGKNFSNEEFRAFLPKFDFFSKINLDFIMVKSPDNFYTGKIYINSAIVRELKSLNNIIAFINTIPSLLSFSSPGFSSKGYKIRKGYINYLLYKKILYIKDAKIYGDNLDFFAKGYIDFNKNYMFLKITANMKMKLKKIPIIGKGLSYLLFGKDGSINIKMIVKGDINNPKVKEDIGKDILISPFTLFKRAITLPFNLF, encoded by the coding sequence ATGTTATTTTTATTCATAATTTTCATTTCCCTTTTTAAAGGTATTTATTTATACAATATCAATATTAAAAATATTCATATAAAATCAGCTTTTTTCAAAATAGATAATAAAATTGTACTTAAAATAAATGATATTAAAATAAAAAACTCCAAAAATTATACAAAACAGGTTATTAACATACATAAAACGGCTTTTACAATTATTAAATTTTTAAACATATTTCAAACAATTACTATAAATTACCTTGAATACGGAAAAACTCACATAAATAAAATCAATTTAATTAAAAACAATATCTTATTTGATTCTCCATTTTTATATTTTAAAGCAGTAATAAGTCCTAACATCAAGAATTCTTATGTAAATTTTTCATATCTTAAAATACCTCAGTATGATTTAGCTTTTAAAAACACGGTTATTAATATTTTTTTTCATAAAAACAGCATTAATTTTAAAGGTGAAGGAAAATGCAATAACAACAAATTCAAATTAAACGCCCTATTGACTCAAAACAACATATTAAATATGGATTTTTCATCACCAAATATAACATACGAAAACATACTGTTTAATACTGATATATCAGATCTATATTTAAAAATATATGCCGATTTAAATAATTATCTGTTTAATATAAAAGGAAATTTGAAAAAAGCAAAAATCAATTTCAAAAACATCGCACTTAATGCTAAAAACAGCGAATTCACAATAAACATCAAAACAGTAAAATTACACACAAAAGAGCTCATAATACCGAAATTATACGGATTAGATAATGTCAGACTGGAAAATTCGGTGCTTTTCTATAATATACACAGCGGTTTTTTAATAGCAGACGCCCCCGCTTTAAATGCAAAATATAAAAATTACAAATTTAAACTTCTAAATTCCGAGCTGATTTTTAAAAATCCTAAAAATTTAAACCTGCAGACTAAAACCGTTATTGCGGAATATGATAAAAACAGACTGATTTTGACAAACAATCTATTAAACATTTTTGACAAATACACTTATTATTCAATAGACAACGGTCGCTTTGAAAACAGATATGTTTATCTGAAATCTTCAAAAATATTCGGTAACCTGATGAATGTATTTACTAATGAAATAAAGGGCAAAGTTTTTTCTTATAAAACCGATCTTCATAATATAAAAGCTGATATTAAACATAAATCGCTTCATATAAAAAATGCTGAAATCAACAATGTAAAAATAAACAAGATCTCTTTTGTCAATAAAAAACTCTCATTTCATTCAAAAGCGCTGTTTAATAAAAACATTAAAGAAATACTGCACAGATTTTTAAAAATAACTATTCCTGTTACTCAAATAGCAGGAGAAAATAATATAACTTCTACAATAGATTTTTCAAAAGAAATTTCATCATTTACTCATGTAAAAACAAAACTTTCATTATTAAAACTGTTTGATTTTGATCTGTTTGTGCCTATGGGAGATATAAATATAACAAATACCCGCTTGAATTTTTACACTCAAAACGCTCAGCTGTTTTTACAAAAAGACATGCCTTTAAAATTTACAGGCAGCGGTTTAATTGATTTTCTTAAAGAAAAACTTTTAATAAACGGAAAAGTGGATTTTGAAATTAACAAAATAATAAAACTGAAAGATTATAACGAAACCGCAATAATAGATTTTAATACAAATACATTAAGAGCAAAAAACTCTTCGGTTTACATCGATTTTGATAAAAAAATGTTAATAATTAATCAGCTTAACAAAGTATTAAAATACACTCCGTTTGAGCAGTTTGTAAAAAACGGCCTGCTTTTAATGACTTTTTCCGATACTACAGATATTACGACATATCTGCTTTTAAAACTCCCAATTTTATACAAACATACAAATAAACCGATTACCGATTTGTCTAAAAATATTGTTAATAAAATATTTTTAAATATAAGCATAAGTAAAAAGCAGATTGATATATTTAACAATAACATAGATATTAATGTCAAAAACAACAATATAAACGTTAAACTGATAAACCTTGATATTAATCTGTATCCTTTAGAAACACTTCTTCTAGACAGTAACGATTCAAACGAATACAATTATACAATCAAACTGTATGCGAATAACGCAAATTTAATGTATAAACAGCATAAATTTTTATCTCAGACAGCAACCGTTATGTATAAACACGGAAACATTAACTTCCATTCTATATATAAACATTCTTCCGTAAAAGGTTACACAAAACAGGGTTATTTGTTATTAGAAGGTAAAAATTTTTCAAATGAAGAGTTTAGAGCGTTTTTGCCTAAATTTGACTTTTTCAGCAAAATCAATCTTGATTTTATTATGGTCAAATCTCCTGATAATTTTTATACCGGCAAAATTTACATAAACAGCGCAATCGTCAGAGAACTTAAATCTTTGAACAATATAATCGCATTTATAAATACAATACCTTCTTTGCTTTCTTTTTCGTCACCAGGATTCTCATCTAAAGGATATAAAATAAGAAAAGGATATATTAACTACCTTCTTTATAAGAAAATACTTTATATAAAAGATGCTAAGATTTACGGAGATAATTTAGACTTTTTCGCCAAAGGGTATATTGATTTTAATAAAAATTACATGTTTTTAAAAATCACGGCCAACATGAAAATGAAACTTAAAAAAATCCCTATTATAGGTAAAGGTTTAAGCTATTTGTTATTCGGTAAAGACGGAAGTATAAATATAAAAATGATAGTAAAAGGAGATATAAACAATCCAAAAGTTAAAGAAGACATAGGTAAAGATATATTAATATCCCCTTTTACCTTGTTTAAAAGAGCTATAACTTTACCGTTTAATCTTTTTTAA
- a CDS encoding heat shock protein transcriptional repressor HspR, whose product MYSYDEPVYLISVVSKILNIHPQTLRQYEREGLIKPSRTEGKMRLYSQRDIDRLKLILSLVRDLGVNLAGVEIILQLKEEIEELQKEIENLKKQEGQIPRNRSVVIKKENYQLILIPTKED is encoded by the coding sequence ATGTATAGTTATGACGAACCGGTATATTTAATAAGCGTGGTGAGTAAAATATTAAACATACATCCTCAGACATTGAGACAATATGAAAGAGAAGGGCTTATTAAACCAAGCAGAACAGAAGGTAAAATGAGACTTTATTCTCAAAGAGATATTGACAGATTAAAACTGATATTATCTTTAGTTAGAGATTTAGGCGTTAATTTGGCTGGAGTGGAAATTATCCTTCAGTTAAAAGAAGAAATTGAAGAGTTGCAAAAAGAAATAGAAAATCTTAAAAAACAAGAGGGACAGATTCCTAGAAACAGAAGTGTTGTAATCAAAAAAGAAAATTATCAGCTGATATTAATTCCTACAAAAGAGGATTAA
- a CDS encoding DnaJ C-terminal domain-containing protein → MSKSLYEVLGVSENASQDEIKKAYRKLARKYHPDICKKPECEEKFKEINTAYEILGDEEKRKQYDQMGDAMFNGQNFQDFYRQHKDVDLEEILSQIFGGGFSRRTSGGFGGFGGFDGFGGFGGGFAPDLDIHARIQIPFDLAMKGGVYTINLNGESIKVKIPEGIKTGQKLRVRGKGKTLQGHRGDLILEVEVTPHPEWERKGDDLYKKVDVPLKTMMFGGKIGVDTFKGHINVKVPQNSKCCQKLRVKGYGVKNGNLYLELRPVLPKVEELDEELVKMMKEKLPE, encoded by the coding sequence ATGAGTAAAAGTTTATATGAAGTATTAGGTGTTAGTGAAAATGCATCTCAAGATGAAATAAAAAAAGCATATAGAAAACTCGCAAGAAAATATCATCCGGATATCTGTAAAAAACCGGAATGTGAAGAAAAATTTAAAGAAATAAATACTGCATATGAAATTCTGGGAGACGAGGAAAAAAGAAAACAGTATGACCAAATGGGCGATGCTATGTTTAACGGCCAGAACTTCCAGGATTTTTACAGGCAGCATAAAGACGTTGATTTAGAAGAAATTCTTTCTCAAATCTTCGGAGGCGGTTTTAGCAGACGTACAAGCGGAGGATTCGGCGGATTCGGCGGTTTTGACGGATTCGGCGGTTTTGGTGGAGGTTTTGCGCCTGATCTTGATATACATGCCAGAATCCAAATACCTTTTGATCTTGCCATGAAAGGCGGTGTTTACACCATTAATCTGAACGGCGAGAGTATAAAAGTAAAAATACCTGAAGGTATAAAAACAGGTCAAAAATTAAGAGTCAGAGGTAAAGGTAAAACCCTGCAGGGGCACAGAGGAGATTTGATTTTGGAAGTTGAAGTGACTCCTCATCCTGAATGGGAAAGAAAAGGGGACGATTTATACAAAAAAGTCGATGTGCCTTTAAAAACCATGATGTTCGGAGGTAAAATAGGAGTTGATACATTCAAGGGACATATTAACGTAAAAGTACCTCAAAACTCAAAATGTTGTCAAAAACTGAGGGTTAAAGGATACGGTGTTAAAAACGGTAATTTATATTTAGAATTAAGACCTGTATTGCCTAAAGTTGAAGAACTTGATGAAGAGTTGGTAAAAATGATGAAAGAAAAGTTGCCTGAATAA
- a CDS encoding phosphomannomutase/phosphoglucomutase, producing MKHIFREYDIRGIFEKDLTEEIVKKIGYFLGKKINGEYVFVSFDARTHSPVLHDWLVSGLNYAGKSVISGGMLPTGANYFANFRPLCIENKGKINISGSIQITGSHNPPEYNGFKITIDKAPFYGRDIYALGDEILNSDIKIEDNTNVIKYDLKSDYIDYISNQFSHLKGMNLNAVFDCGNGVAGVVLRDILENIGVKNYEILFEEPDGTFPNHHPDPTEEKNLKDVYSALKKRKYAFAFDGDADRIAFLDQKYNYKGDILAYFFAKNMDNPCVISEVKATQVMYDEINKIGRAIMYKTGHSNLKTLLKKENCDLAAEVSGHIFFNDRYFGIDDAVYVAFRIIELIKEKFDFVKEFESLPKVYNTDEIKVKTTEDKKFKIIDELKGYLNENKDSLEIKEIVDVDGVRVIFENGWGLVRASNTTPVLVTRFEATDKNSLEEIENRLMKSLERFL from the coding sequence ATGAAGCATATATTCAGGGAATATGACATTAGAGGTATTTTTGAAAAAGACTTAACGGAAGAAATCGTAAAAAAAATAGGATATTTTTTAGGTAAAAAGATTAACGGGGAATATGTTTTTGTTAGTTTCGATGCAAGGACACATTCACCTGTTTTACATGACTGGCTTGTAAGCGGTCTTAATTATGCAGGAAAATCAGTAATAAGCGGGGGTATGCTTCCTACGGGAGCCAATTATTTTGCAAACTTTAGACCTTTATGTATTGAAAATAAAGGCAAAATAAATATTTCCGGGAGTATTCAGATTACGGGTTCACACAATCCGCCTGAATACAACGGCTTTAAAATAACAATCGACAAAGCGCCTTTTTACGGCAGGGATATATATGCTTTGGGTGATGAAATATTAAATAGCGATATAAAAATTGAAGATAATACGAATGTAATTAAATACGATTTGAAATCGGATTATATTGATTATATTTCAAACCAGTTTTCACATTTAAAAGGAATGAACTTAAATGCTGTGTTTGACTGCGGTAACGGTGTTGCCGGTGTGGTTCTCAGAGATATACTTGAAAATATCGGTGTTAAAAATTATGAAATCCTTTTTGAAGAGCCTGACGGAACGTTTCCAAACCATCATCCCGACCCGACCGAAGAAAAAAATCTTAAGGATGTGTATAGTGCACTTAAAAAAAGAAAATACGCTTTTGCTTTTGACGGTGATGCGGACAGGATTGCGTTTTTGGATCAGAAATACAATTATAAAGGCGATATTCTTGCATATTTCTTTGCAAAAAACATGGACAATCCGTGTGTTATAAGCGAAGTAAAAGCCACTCAGGTAATGTATGACGAAATAAATAAAATAGGCCGTGCGATAATGTACAAAACCGGACACAGCAATCTAAAAACACTCCTGAAAAAAGAAAACTGCGACCTTGCGGCTGAAGTGAGCGGACATATTTTCTTTAACGACAGATATTTCGGAATTGACGATGCGGTTTATGTTGCATTTAGAATTATAGAACTTATTAAAGAGAAATTTGATTTTGTAAAAGAATTTGAATCGCTTCCGAAAGTTTATAATACGGACGAAATAAAAGTAAAAACGACAGAGGACAAAAAGTTTAAAATAATCGATGAATTAAAAGGTTATCTGAATGAAAACAAAGATTCGTTAGAAATTAAAGAAATTGTGGATGTGGACGGCGTGAGAGTAATTTTTGAAAACGGATGGGGACTTGTGAGAGCGAGCAATACTACGCCGGTACTGGTAACAAGATTTGAAGCTACGGATAAAAATTCGTTAGAAGAGATTGAAAACAGATTAATGAAATCGCTGGAAAGATTTCTTTAA
- a CDS encoding NUDIX hydrolase, which produces MIKITKINTLGKGRFLELKEVFFDYFGKKRRWEVCSSHNSVSILIYNTDLNSLIMVKQFRLPVYMKNGDGYTLELCAGLCDKDKPNIEIAKEEVLEECGYDVDVKNIQRITSTWASVGSSAANQEIFYVEVDESMKISDGGGIDDEDIETVLIPADEVYEKIFDETAVLTPGAKFAMLWWIYNKVDKLGSC; this is translated from the coding sequence TTGATTAAAATCACAAAAATAAACACACTCGGAAAAGGGAGATTTTTAGAACTTAAAGAGGTTTTTTTCGATTATTTCGGAAAGAAAAGAAGATGGGAAGTCTGCTCTTCGCATAACAGTGTGTCAATACTGATTTATAATACCGATTTGAACAGTTTAATTATGGTAAAACAGTTCAGACTTCCTGTATATATGAAAAACGGTGACGGATATACTTTAGAACTGTGTGCGGGGCTTTGTGATAAAGATAAGCCTAATATAGAAATTGCAAAAGAAGAGGTTTTAGAAGAGTGCGGATATGATGTTGACGTAAAAAATATTCAAAGAATTACTTCCACATGGGCCAGTGTAGGCAGCAGTGCGGCAAACCAGGAAATATTTTATGTTGAGGTGGATGAAAGTATGAAAATAAGCGACGGAGGGGGAATAGACGATGAAGATATCGAAACTGTATTAATTCCCGCCGATGAAGTTTATGAAAAAATATTTGATGAAACGGCAGTTCTGACACCGGGAGCGAAATTTGCGATGCTTTGGTGGATATATAATAAAGTGGATAAATTGGGAAGTTGTTAA
- the metG gene encoding methionine--tRNA ligase gives MSDKCKTYYLTTPIYYVNDIPHIGHAYTTIIADMIARYSRLKGIDTFFLTGTDEHGQKIEEAAKKRGKTPKEYADEISGKFKALWDEFEISYDKFIRTTDEAHKKGVQKAFLDMYKKGDIYKDYYEGHYCVSCESFVAPSQLVNDELCPDCGKPTRIIKEESYFFRLSKYQDQLLDWLKNKKPILPEAKANEVIRFVEEGLKDLSITRTSFEWGVKLPPEINDPKHVVYVWLDALFNYLTALGYGSENDELVKKYWPAKLHIVGKDILKFHAVYWPAFLMSIGYELPKVIAAHGWWTRDGEKMSKSKGNVINPKDVADAYGLENFRYFMLREVPFGADGDFSEKALIDRINNDLGNDLGNLLNRIIGMAYKYFDGKITSKNVEKYYANELNEAREIVKNLEETYLWKMQIHKFLEELWKVLAIGNKAIDTYKPWELMKNGEEEKAAALIGLIANLLAMTAVNLHAVMPKTTQKIAKSLGFEINSESFKNIMEGKLLDDFVIEKIPPLFPKIEEPLMKKEEVKEEKPQNLITIDEFFKTELKIGKVVTAEEVKKSKKLLRLEVDLGEGKPRQIIAGIKEYYKPEELIDTYVCVVANLKPAKLMGMVSEGMLLGAKDKEGFALIRPEKPKKPGTPVK, from the coding sequence ATGAGCGACAAGTGCAAAACATATTATTTAACGACACCAATATATTACGTAAACGATATACCGCATATCGGACATGCTTATACAACTATAATAGCCGATATGATTGCCAGATATTCAAGACTTAAAGGGATTGATACTTTCTTTTTAACGGGAACTGACGAACACGGTCAGAAAATTGAAGAGGCAGCTAAAAAAAGAGGAAAAACTCCTAAAGAATATGCGGATGAAATCAGCGGTAAGTTTAAAGCTTTATGGGATGAATTTGAAATAAGCTATGACAAATTTATAAGAACTACGGATGAAGCGCATAAAAAAGGCGTTCAAAAAGCGTTTTTGGATATGTACAAAAAAGGCGATATTTATAAAGATTATTATGAAGGACACTACTGCGTAAGCTGTGAAAGCTTTGTGGCTCCTTCTCAGCTGGTAAATGACGAGCTTTGCCCGGACTGCGGCAAACCTACGAGAATTATTAAAGAAGAAAGTTATTTTTTCAGACTTTCAAAATATCAGGACCAATTGCTTGACTGGCTAAAAAACAAAAAGCCTATTTTACCGGAAGCAAAAGCAAATGAAGTAATAAGATTTGTGGAAGAGGGACTCAAAGATCTTTCGATTACGAGAACGTCTTTCGAATGGGGAGTTAAACTTCCTCCTGAAATTAACGACCCTAAACACGTTGTTTATGTATGGCTTGACGCACTGTTTAATTATTTAACGGCACTCGGATACGGCAGTGAAAATGACGAACTTGTAAAAAAATACTGGCCTGCGAAACTTCATATAGTAGGTAAAGATATTCTTAAATTCCATGCGGTTTACTGGCCTGCGTTTTTAATGAGCATAGGCTATGAGCTTCCGAAAGTTATTGCTGCTCACGGCTGGTGGACAAGAGACGGTGAAAAAATGAGTAAATCCAAAGGAAACGTAATCAATCCTAAAGACGTGGCCGACGCATACGGGCTTGAGAATTTCAGATATTTTATGCTAAGAGAAGTTCCTTTCGGAGCGGACGGCGATTTCAGCGAAAAAGCGTTAATCGACAGAATTAATAACGATTTAGGAAACGATCTCGGGAACCTTTTAAACAGAATCATAGGAATGGCTTACAAATATTTTGACGGAAAAATTACAAGCAAAAACGTTGAAAAATATTATGCAAACGAGTTAAACGAAGCAAGGGAAATCGTAAAAAACCTTGAAGAGACATATCTTTGGAAAATGCAGATACATAAGTTTCTTGAAGAACTTTGGAAAGTTCTCGCAATCGGAAACAAAGCGATTGATACGTATAAACCTTGGGAACTTATGAAAAACGGTGAAGAGGAAAAAGCGGCTGCGCTTATAGGGCTTATTGCAAACCTTCTTGCAATGACGGCGGTAAACCTTCACGCGGTTATGCCTAAAACAACTCAAAAAATCGCAAAATCTTTAGGTTTTGAAATAAACAGCGAAAGTTTCAAAAACATAATGGAAGGAAAGCTTCTGGATGATTTCGTAATTGAAAAAATACCTCCGCTTTTCCCTAAAATAGAAGAGCCTTTAATGAAAAAAGAAGAAGTAAAAGAAGAAAAACCTCAAAATTTAATCACTATTGACGAATTTTTTAAAACAGAACTTAAAATCGGAAAAGTTGTAACAGCCGAAGAAGTTAAAAAATCAAAAAAACTTTTAAGACTGGAAGTTGACCTTGGCGAAGGAAAACCTAGACAGATTATTGCGGGAATTAAAGAATATTATAAACCTGAAGAACTCATAGATACGTATGTATGTGTTGTGGCAAATCTTAAGCCTGCAAAACTTATGGGAATGGTAAGTGAAGGTATGCTTTTAGGAGCTAAAGATAAAGAAGGGTTTGCCCTTATAAGACCTGAAAAACCAAAAAAACCCGGAACGCCTGTTAAGTAA
- a CDS encoding class 1 fructose-bisphosphatase — protein MTEIINSIQKIAVEIKDAIKTKDTGKVESQNASGDVQVKLDVISDEIVEKYLLKTSSVIEIISEEKEDAMPANPNGKYFVAYDPLDGSSLIDVDLSVGSIFGIYKGGYSGQNIVAAAYVVYGPRVEMVVARDTVELFRLNEQTNEFEFVKELRLEEKGKILGPGGTQKCWYPYHKEMIDNFFKEGYRLRYSGGMVPDLHQILLKGGGLFAYPGTTDKPKGKLRKLFEVFPFAYVYNKAGGLAVDGKGDLLDLDSEGYHDTTPCFFGSNYEITKVLKTYEGADK, from the coding sequence ATGACTGAAATTATAAATTCAATCCAAAAAATAGCCGTAGAAATCAAAGACGCTATCAAAACGAAAGATACGGGAAAAGTAGAATCTCAAAACGCAAGCGGCGACGTTCAGGTTAAACTTGACGTAATCAGCGATGAAATAGTAGAAAAGTATCTTTTAAAAACTTCAAGCGTTATCGAAATAATAAGCGAAGAAAAAGAAGACGCAATGCCGGCAAACCCTAACGGCAAGTATTTTGTTGCATACGATCCGCTTGACGGAAGCAGTCTTATTGATGTCGATTTAAGCGTGGGAAGCATATTCGGAATATATAAAGGCGGATACAGCGGTCAGAATATTGTGGCGGCAGCATATGTGGTTTACGGACCTAGAGTTGAAATGGTTGTTGCAAGAGATACGGTAGAACTTTTCAGATTAAATGAACAGACAAACGAGTTTGAATTTGTAAAAGAACTGAGACTTGAGGAAAAAGGAAAAATTTTAGGACCGGGCGGAACTCAGAAATGCTGGTATCCTTATCATAAGGAAATGATCGACAACTTCTTCAAAGAAGGATACAGATTAAGATACAGCGGAGGAATGGTTCCTGATTTACACCAGATTCTGCTTAAAGGCGGAGGACTTTTCGCATATCCGGGTACAACCGACAAACCTAAAGGAAAACTCAGAAAACTTTTCGAAGTATTTCCTTTTGCATACGTTTACAATAAAGCCGGCGGACTGGCTGTAGACGGAAAAGGGGATCTTTTAGATCTGGACAGTGAAGGTTACCATGACACGACACCTTGCTTTTTCGGAAGCAATTATGAAATAACGAAAGTTTTAAAAACATACGAAGGGGCAGACAAATGA
- the mobB gene encoding molybdopterin-guanine dinucleotide biosynthesis protein B, whose amino-acid sequence MSLRKAVAFTGPSNSGKTTLIEKVAKKLISSYKIAIIKNDPSDKAKFDTEGKDSYKFYQTGAEVVVTSPNRTTYFSHRQKSLDEIVEMINDFDILLVEGLKYLPLPRLAVFRGDVDESYFRYIKAVAVDESVDKSKIPSNIEILDLNNTDQIIEWVLNNAEDI is encoded by the coding sequence ATGAGTTTGAGAAAAGCCGTAGCGTTTACCGGTCCTAGCAACTCCGGAAAAACAACATTAATAGAAAAAGTGGCGAAGAAGCTTATAAGCTCTTATAAAATAGCCATTATTAAAAACGATCCTTCCGACAAGGCAAAGTTTGACACTGAAGGCAAGGACAGTTATAAGTTTTATCAGACGGGTGCAGAAGTTGTAGTTACATCTCCTAACAGGACAACTTATTTTTCACATAGACAAAAATCCCTTGACGAGATTGTTGAAATGATAAACGATTTCGATATTCTGCTGGTGGAAGGCCTTAAATATCTTCCGCTTCCGAGACTTGCCGTATTCAGAGGCGATGTGGACGAGAGCTATTTCAGATACATTAAAGCCGTTGCCGTTGATGAGAGTGTGGATAAAAGTAAAATTCCTTCAAACATAGAAATTCTGGATTTAAACAATACCGATCAGATAATCGAGTGGGTTTTAAACAATGCCGAAGATATTTAA